In a single window of the Agrobacterium fabrum str. C58 genome:
- a CDS encoding J domain-containing protein, which translates to MMFDFACLQISSLWERLLGAIGDAAGNALGRVVEAIRTLFEGDPETRRKVSFSVAIIALSAKMAKADGVVNDAEVRAFRQIFDFPDEEAKNVARLYNLARQDVAGYEAYAERLAGLCGSGHANCEMLESVIDGLFHIAKADGLIHERELAFLGRIAEIFRITEDHFETIMARHVHMDGRDPYRVLGVSPSDDFLDIRKRYRSLVAEHHPDKLIARGVPMELHAAANERMAALNAAYAAIEKERRVA; encoded by the coding sequence ATGATGTTCGATTTCGCCTGTTTGCAAATTTCATCCCTGTGGGAACGGCTGCTCGGCGCAATCGGCGACGCGGCAGGCAATGCGCTTGGGCGCGTTGTCGAAGCCATCCGCACCCTGTTCGAGGGCGACCCGGAAACCCGCCGCAAGGTATCCTTTTCCGTTGCCATCATTGCACTTTCCGCCAAGATGGCGAAGGCTGACGGCGTGGTCAACGATGCCGAGGTTCGTGCCTTCCGGCAGATTTTCGATTTCCCGGACGAAGAAGCCAAGAACGTCGCCCGTCTTTATAACCTCGCGCGTCAGGACGTCGCCGGTTACGAGGCCTATGCGGAGCGGCTCGCGGGTCTGTGCGGTTCGGGTCATGCCAATTGCGAGATGCTGGAAAGCGTCATCGACGGCCTGTTCCACATTGCCAAGGCCGATGGCCTGATCCACGAGCGGGAACTGGCCTTCCTCGGCCGTATTGCGGAAATCTTCCGTATCACCGAAGATCATTTCGAAACGATCATGGCGCGGCATGTGCACATGGACGGTCGCGATCCTTACCGTGTCCTCGGTGTTTCACCTTCGGACGACTTCCTGGATATTCGCAAGCGTTACCGTTCGCTGGTCGCCGAGCACCATCCGGACAAGCTCATTGCGCGCGGCGTGCCGATGGAATTGCATGCTGCTGCAAATGAGCGTATGGCGGCTCTCAACGCCGCCTATGCGGCCATCGAGAAAG
- a CDS encoding pyrophosphate--fructose-6-phosphate 1-phosphotransferase, which produces MAKQKVAMLTAGGLAPCLSSAVGGLIERYSDIAPEIDIIAYRSGYQGVLLGERIEITKDMREKAHLLHRYGGSPIGNSRVKLTNAADCAKRGLVKEGDNPLRVAAERLAADGITILHTIGGDDTNTTAADLAAYLGANGYDLTVVGLPKTVDNDVVPIKQSLGAWTAAEVGAAFFDNVSNEQSAAPKTFVIHEVMGRHCGWLTAATARAYIQKTRGNDYVEGLMMNTQMKNIDGIYLPEMAFDIEAEAERLKEVMDKHGYVTLFVSEGAGLDAIVAEREAAGEAVKRDAFGHVKIDTINVGGWFQKQFAGLIGAERSMVQKSGYFARSAPANGDDLRLIQGMVDLAVESALNKVSGVTGHDEDQNGKLRTIEFPRIKGGKHFDLSAKWFTEVMEHVGQPFTAA; this is translated from the coding sequence ATGGCGAAACAGAAAGTCGCAATGCTGACCGCGGGTGGCCTCGCGCCCTGTCTCTCTTCGGCCGTGGGTGGCCTGATCGAGCGCTATAGCGACATCGCGCCTGAAATCGACATCATCGCTTACCGCTCCGGTTATCAGGGCGTGCTTCTGGGCGAGCGTATCGAGATCACCAAGGATATGCGCGAAAAGGCGCATCTACTGCATCGTTACGGCGGCTCGCCGATCGGCAACAGCCGCGTCAAGCTGACCAATGCCGCCGATTGCGCCAAGCGCGGCCTCGTCAAGGAAGGCGACAATCCGTTGCGCGTCGCCGCTGAACGGCTGGCGGCTGACGGCATCACCATTCTCCATACTATCGGTGGCGACGACACCAACACCACCGCCGCGGACCTTGCCGCCTATCTCGGCGCCAACGGATATGACCTCACCGTCGTCGGCCTGCCGAAGACGGTGGATAATGACGTCGTGCCGATCAAGCAGTCGCTCGGCGCCTGGACGGCCGCGGAAGTCGGTGCTGCCTTCTTCGACAATGTCAGCAACGAGCAGAGCGCGGCACCGAAAACCTTCGTCATCCACGAAGTCATGGGCCGCCATTGCGGCTGGCTGACCGCCGCCACCGCCCGCGCCTATATCCAGAAAACCCGCGGCAACGACTATGTCGAAGGCCTGATGATGAACACGCAGATGAAGAACATCGACGGCATCTACCTGCCGGAAATGGCCTTCGACATCGAGGCGGAAGCCGAGCGCCTCAAAGAGGTCATGGACAAACATGGCTATGTCACGCTGTTCGTTTCCGAAGGTGCGGGCCTCGACGCCATCGTCGCCGAGCGGGAAGCTGCTGGCGAAGCCGTCAAGCGCGATGCCTTCGGCCATGTGAAGATCGACACCATCAATGTTGGCGGCTGGTTCCAGAAGCAGTTCGCCGGCCTCATCGGCGCCGAGCGCTCCATGGTGCAGAAGTCGGGCTATTTCGCCCGCTCCGCGCCCGCCAATGGCGACGATCTTCGCCTCATCCAGGGCATGGTCGATCTGGCGGTCGAAAGCGCGCTCAATAAGGTCTCCGGGGTCACCGGTCATGACGAAGACCAGAATGGCAAATTGCGGACCATCGAGTTTCCGCGTATCAAGGGCGGAAAGCATTTCGACCTCTCTGCAAAATGGTTTACCGAAGTGATGGAACACGTCGGTCAGCCGTTCACAGCGGCCTGA
- a CDS encoding LysE family translocator, which translates to MSGQAWLIFCAACAVVFALPSPLVFSVASYAAIRGRKTIFPSVGGGALGVVTAMTISAIPVAGLVYLPQSFLEIVQWAGIGWLMLFVLWTFATPAAQAANADNDNLPGKSWSGIFRDCYAVAALRPRYFSFFLAMLPQFVSTTGNAVETLAMAQAAILILTCVILAAQAMLAGQTLALVRRMSGDKKIRPKYRTHFISGRAVSAGYRRIAA; encoded by the coding sequence ATGTCTGGACAGGCGTGGCTGATTTTCTGTGCAGCATGTGCCGTTGTGTTCGCACTCCCCTCTCCCCTTGTATTCTCTGTCGCCTCTTATGCGGCCATTCGCGGCAGGAAGACGATCTTCCCCTCCGTCGGCGGCGGCGCGCTTGGCGTCGTCACGGCCATGACGATTTCCGCCATTCCGGTGGCCGGTCTCGTCTATCTGCCGCAATCTTTCTTGGAAATCGTGCAATGGGCAGGCATCGGCTGGCTGATGCTGTTCGTGTTATGGACCTTCGCAACGCCCGCAGCCCAGGCGGCCAATGCCGACAATGACAATCTGCCGGGCAAATCCTGGAGCGGCATTTTCCGAGATTGTTACGCCGTTGCCGCCCTGCGCCCGCGCTATTTCTCTTTTTTCCTTGCGATGTTGCCGCAATTCGTTTCCACCACGGGCAATGCCGTTGAAACGCTCGCCATGGCACAGGCCGCTATCCTCATTCTGACATGTGTGATTCTGGCAGCGCAGGCGATGCTCGCCGGCCAGACACTCGCGCTGGTGCGCCGCATGTCAGGCGATAAAAAAATCCGGCCGAAATACCGCACCCACTTCATTTCCGGCCGCGCCGTCAGCGCCGGATACAGGCGCATCGCGGCCTGA
- a CDS encoding lytic transglycosylase domain-containing protein produces the protein MRNSGKFRGRSALLLSSTVGLALALSACTSVEYAAKEGPNGPKIATVTSTSSAQTSTQPATAEAVAGATPAAPAVQTADAAASSQAAALPTAVAVKGGRVALPPASEIAAAAAIATQMQQPTEVAGAAATTAAPTTAAALVPTHTTPAAAAIETANAAAKPAMHNAAVDLPQVAAVKGSFPAAPPPPGSPSIGTELTAERKVIPLPKPDSTVLAYAAGPTNAALAAIRQNESMTAPLRTAPAGREKLSGLITKYATMYDVPEDLVHRVVQRESRYNPGAYSRGNFGLMQIRHATARSLGFDGPASGLFDAETNLKYAVKYLRGAWVVAGNDRDNAVRLYARGYYYDAKRKGMLHVLRN, from the coding sequence ATGCGAAATTCGGGCAAATTCCGCGGAAGAAGTGCACTTCTTCTGTCTTCCACGGTGGGTCTGGCACTGGCACTAAGCGCATGCACCAGCGTCGAATATGCCGCGAAGGAAGGGCCGAACGGCCCGAAAATTGCAACAGTTACCTCTACCTCTTCGGCCCAGACATCGACGCAACCAGCGACGGCTGAAGCCGTAGCGGGCGCCACCCCGGCAGCACCGGCAGTTCAGACCGCCGACGCCGCAGCCTCTTCTCAAGCAGCAGCACTTCCCACCGCCGTCGCCGTCAAGGGCGGACGCGTGGCGCTGCCGCCTGCCTCCGAAATTGCAGCCGCCGCAGCCATCGCCACGCAGATGCAGCAGCCGACCGAAGTGGCTGGAGCCGCAGCAACGACAGCCGCGCCGACCACGGCCGCGGCACTTGTACCGACACACACCACGCCGGCGGCAGCAGCCATCGAAACGGCAAATGCGGCGGCAAAACCGGCCATGCACAATGCCGCCGTCGATCTGCCGCAGGTGGCTGCCGTCAAGGGCAGCTTCCCGGCCGCGCCGCCACCACCCGGTTCGCCGTCCATCGGCACCGAGTTGACGGCGGAACGGAAAGTCATCCCGCTGCCGAAACCGGACAGCACGGTTCTCGCTTATGCCGCCGGCCCGACCAATGCCGCGCTCGCCGCAATTCGCCAGAACGAATCAATGACGGCACCGCTCAGAACCGCACCGGCGGGACGCGAAAAGCTGAGTGGCCTGATTACCAAATACGCCACCATGTATGATGTGCCGGAAGATCTGGTTCACCGCGTGGTGCAGCGCGAAAGCCGCTACAATCCCGGCGCCTATAGCCGCGGCAATTTCGGCCTGATGCAAATCCGGCATGCCACGGCCCGCTCCCTGGGCTTCGATGGCCCCGCCTCCGGCCTGTTCGATGCCGAAACCAATCTCAAATACGCCGTCAAATATTTGCGCGGCGCATGGGTTGTGGCGGGTAACGACCGTGACAATGCCGTCCGCCTTTATGCGCGCGGTTATTATTACGATGCCAAGCGCAAGGGCATGCTGCACGTTCTGCGGAACTGA